The genomic segment ggtataGTGTTATTTACCATACCTGCTGAGGTCTTTTCTTTATGGtgctgtattgcccactgtatTAGGCTACAGAGTTAGCGTTACcaggaggtcatatagttgcgatcaatgttttgctcagacaaaaattcattaatttaaaacAAGAGAATATGCATCAAGAGTTtattgtagcaaccaacgtaataataactttgATTTATCTtgtgcatttcatgaaacccaaggaggCTTTACACAGGTACAGGAGGTCAAAAAGAAaataggccaacacaaacatggactgaaaagaaataaaaaccaggAGCTAAGTGGAAGGGGAGTGTAATTCAATTGGCAACTGATGTAGGCAACAACCACATcacgcattgtaaagttattttatgaatgaaatagacatatttaGGGTCGGTTttaaatcatttacaatcctgtAATTGTCTCCATGTGTTGAAAACCTGACTGATGTTGACTTGGGTTTTACTCGTTGTCTGTCACTCTCcctttagcttttagttgttcttcgttcATTTCCtccttttctgtgatggccctgctcTAGTATCAGCCATAACCACAACAAATAACTTCTAAAATGAAATTAACATACAATTAGGccctttacctggctggatacaatAACAAAGGCTTTTCCAGCGTTCCACCAAAATCTGTGCCTCTTTataatgtgttactgtagagcCGGGCAGAGACATTGATAAAAACCATATGAAAATAGccttcttttcactgttagtcttgtttgctgttacacgtcatttatgatcatcagataaaaaattacacagtttcagaaacatttaaaagttataCTAGTCTATAGTGACTTTAGATTTGCCAAGAAAAGATTGCTGTGAGCCGGGTACTGGTCACCAGGAGGTGTTGGTCCTTTCAGGAGCCATTGCAGTTGACTTTAGCTGAGAAAAAAGGGGTCTTTAtacaacagttaagtttaggcaccaaaacaacacagtctcactccctactcgtcaaatgtatgacgcatggtcaaggaccctggcgtcaagtttcaacgaaatagggatacccttgacgttatttttcgacgagggggtccgtcagatagacattcatgttattccctcatcgtcggatatcgacgaaagaaaaaaacacgccccccgccccttaactcgaaatctgtgacagttattggtatttttagcccaaaaaacgctgttttaatcaacattattcacgagatattatcatggtttatatgtatttctttttatgttattatttcggtctatttcggccaggtaGGCCTAAGcttgattgcttttttgttgatttatattttttaaactataatgctacatctatcaacatttatttagatgttatcatagtagtcatttctttactttaataatattatttcggtcttattaccggtgaaatattacagtataggctaatacagaacattacgatatgatccgagcaggacgcattcaaagcctataggcctatcccccaatgcaatgcggccattcatttcaaagaatcgggcagcgatcagctggtctttaacgccaggatcgcttcaatatacatgtatacagtcagtgattgtgtcaccagcaacaacacgttgctcagttttgttccagtaagttatgaaccataataacgtttaaacgaatccgcggaaaactccggaagtgacgtagtacgtcccgcttagcggatacgaagataaaaatatataatattcgtaatattgatgtttttttctaacgttgtatttgaggagttaaacaaaaagatagttataataataaaatacagtttcatgtatttgtctcatatattgtgtgctcggccggccggcgggcggcctcaatctgaaatggaatcaagccatttcacggcagacagcagaaagaggagccgaacgagtccccccacccaccccggaagaactacaagtgctcaagctttgtaacagcttctgtggcgtttcttatgggagttgtagttttaaagtatattggtatatttctcataagtagaagttggcagtgtataattttggataaaccctggggttttttgggatggagaacacactggtgtcatcagattttaaaaatcaaatcgttaaataaaataaaattagcttattaccatatttgacagtgcttacagtaggtaatttggtgaccatatctacgtgacggctgaggtccagagctttctataacagctggttttatgtgtgtagaaccttctgttgctaaatgacaggccttcatacatgtactgggttcaaggttcagaggtcaatatttcaaagcaggagtaatgtatcctcttcagactgacatatgttcctctccaggttgagacctttccaacgatgtgtttgctatagtcctacaacaacgttttaatttttacacatcatggagaccacttagcaggagatactttattgtccccagaggtatatttgccttgagttcaaatgcttcacaaataacacttgacatattgttttatcatacagctgacatacttacaataaaaaacaacatgaacaaaggggggtcagcttttcttaaacatgagtagggggggcaccaaggaaaaaaggttgggaaccactgctctgacccatgtcatgtcATTTGTATACataaacgtagacaaatacatgaaactgtattttaatattataactgtctttattgtttaactcctcaaatacaacattagaaaaatacattaatattacgaatgttaggcctatatatttttatcttcgtatccgccgagcgggacgtactacgtcacttccggagttttccgcggattcgtttcaacgttattatggttcataacttactggaacaaaactgagcaacgtgttgttgctggtgacacaatcgctgactgtatacatgtatattgaagcgatcctggcgttaaagaccagctgatcgctgcccgattctttgaaatgaatggccggattgcattgggggataggcctgTGGAAATTGAAGTATATTTACAAGAGGCAATTTCTCACGTTGAGCACACAAGTGCGTGTGTCGTTTACTTTTTAGCAAGACAACAACTCAACCAGGAAAAAAGGCGCTGACCAACAACAAACCCCCGTAGCGTCTGACGTCATCACGCATTCAGAACATTTAAAGGGGCCGCCGTCCCTGAACAGTCATAATTACATGAAGTGACTAAGGACAGTAaattacatgtatatgtattacGTTTATCACTGCATGTAGAACCATATTAAGAACAAGGTGCTGCGTTAATAATCAACAGTGTGTAGAACCACACTTAACAAATAAGGTGAATTATGTATGTCACATTCCCCACAGGCCTATCGtttttgaatgcttcctgctcggatcatatcgtaatgttctgtattacagcatatactgtaatatttcaccggtaataagaccgaaataatattattaaagtaaagaaatgaataccttgataacatttaaataaatgttgatagatgtagcattatagtttaaaaaatataaatcaacaaaaaagcaatccagcttccctggccgaaatataccgaaataataacataaaaagaaatacatataaaccatgataatatctcgtgaataatgttgattaaaacagcggttactgggctaaaaataccaataagtgtcacagatttcgagttaaggggcggggggcgtgtttttttctttcgtcgatatccgacggtgagggaataacatgaatgtctatctgacggaccccctcgtcgaaaaataacgtcaagggtacccctatttcgttgaaacttgacgccagggtccttgaccatgcgtcatacatttgacgagtagggagtgagactgtgttgaccAAAAGGACTAGTTAAgatcagaaaaaaagattgtggattgtggtttggattaaatcACAGGTTCCCTTAAGTAATACTCCCGCGACACTAACACTGGTTCCCTGGGTAAAAGGCTCTGCTCCTCAACATGAAAGTCCTGTGCTTTATGACCCACCAACCTCTGACCTACAGAGCTCTCCTAtacagcagtcaatgtggtgcacacagcaatacaTTCATGATCCATCATTTcatgagaaacacacacacacacacacacacacacacacacacacacacacacacactcttacccTCTGTGCTGCAGCAGCACTACACTGCATTATTCTTgaccctcccttccttcctctcttgaTTTACTAAAAGACAACGCCCATGGTGGGTTTCAGAGGCCAAAGTAAAGGAATCGCCTGATTATCAGCTACAGACACActcaaaaaaaaagcacatgcatacacacccATAAAAACCTAAAATACCCCATGTGTTTTCTCAGAAGACGCAGGCCGTGTTACAGCCAGCATCGCGCAGCTAGTAACTGGTGTTTGAGAGAGACGTCCTATCAACAGCCAGTATTTTGGGAACCTGATGCAGGATGAGTGCGTCTGGACAGCCAATCACGCTTCTGCTGCTTTGCCTGCTCGGCTCAGGTGAGTGAAATGACAGCTAGCTGAAAGCTACGGGGGTAGGTACAATGACACAATACGCTCAATGTGAGATCAGTCAGGGTAGAGCAGATGATacagacttttattttaaagtagttCTTCTGCCGTGTGAGGGATGTACTTGCGACCCATGCAGTCatgttttctcttcttttttatcCCCATCTGAAATTTTCTGACATCACTTTGTGATCTCTCAGAGTTATTGTAGAAACCCTGTCCGGGGGTCTCGACCTGAAGGTTGGGAACCACAGGTAGAAAAGATCACAaagggaaattttaggcatTTCATTTGTAGTacatgtacagtgtgtgtgtatgggggtgtgtgtgtcataaCTGATGAATGACAATTCTAGCAATGGTGCAAAGtcactaagtacatttactgtatacGTACGATTTTGAGGGACTTGAGTATTTCTACTTTGTTACTTCATACTTCAAATCCTCTAGTTTCCAGTTGTCCTATAGTTTCTTGTTAGTTTGAATATTTGAAGAAATTCAAACATATGATCTCATAAAATTGAATCCATTGTTATTTATAAATGAAATGATCCAGCACCTCAGAGTAGATTAAAAGTTCAGAACAGCATTCAAATGCTggttgaataataataatttaaataaattaacacATAATCAACCACTGACAGTGTTGATTCTGTACAATTAGTACTTGATTTGATACTTTAACTATATTTTCCTACTAATACTGCCTTACATTTGCATTAAGTCAAAATTTGAATGCTGGTTTCAACATTGTAATATTGTtacttttacctaagtaaaGGATCCGAGTACTTCTTCGATCACCGAATACTAGtgaattaagaaaaaaatagtttaatttttaatttttattttcaacatttaGCTCGAGATGAGACTGTTGGTGAAGACATAACCTGGCTGTTGTCTTATTTCACTCATTTTGCAGACTGGCATGTGGGACGCATAACTATACATTTTGACAGCCGGTatgccgacacacacacaccagatagCTACTGTGTGTGAGATCGTCTGAAAGGCAGCAGAACAACCTCAGGATTCAGGGGAACAATGGTCATGAAAAGAGGAGCGAGTTCTTTGACTTGGGCAGGGTGTCCTTCCTTCCTCAGAGGAACACAGTGGGTGTATTCAGGGCGCTATGAAACAATGGTTTACAATAGATCAGCTAAAAAGAGTATTATTTCACAAGATGGCAAAATTCAATTGACCCTCACCTGTATTATGTAAAGACAGTGAGAATGACTCATAAGGTCACACAGCTTACTGCACCAACATAAACAAATGACGAGATACAGCATTTTGTTCCTGTAATTGTATTTAATATAATAACGTTGATGCAGCAACTTTTACTGACAATGTCAGAAGTGCTTTAGATGATAAAAAGACGATAAAAAGACCCAACAATAAACTGAGCACGCAAAAAAGGAATACAATACCAAtcgcaataaaaaaacataaaaatttaaaattgttaACATGACACAAAAGCCAGTTTAAAGAAGTACGTCTTCAGCTGCTTGTTAAAAGCATCAACAGAGATTTAACACTACAGATACTTTAACATATATTAGATATGTGGATTCATGTCAGCTCCAATAGGCTGTTAACTCTTGCATTTTAGGTTCTATTCTGTGCAGAAGATTGAATTATTATGAAATGGTATGTATTCTTTGAGAGAAATGACCTTTACCTGTAGTGTGTATTCTGATTTGGAGGGAGCCTTCAAGATACATCAAGTGATTTATTGtgtctttcttcctcttcccaCTCTGTGACCACTCCTGTGACCTCAGCTACCTCATCCCCTGTTTCCATGCACACATCTGCTCCACCTCTTCTGTCACAAATTTTACCTCCCTCTCCAACAACCCTCGCATCTCCACCGTCTCCTTCTCTCAGTACCCCACCACCCATCATCAGCAACTCTGGAGAGCCAACAGAAAAGGTCCGCTGCCCTCTGTCGATATCACCCTCCACTCTGATGGTCAGGTATGTTGACGCAAGAATAGCTGGTGATTATTTCAGGGTGGTGCAGTGGCTCAATGATTAAAGGGTCTGCTGCTCAAAATAATTTCAAATGACGTTTCCTCTTGTGTCTTCCTTTCCTTGCTTTTGAAAAGAATAGAGAAACTTGAGGCAGTGTCTGAATTGGACCAAAAAAGGTGCCAGTACCCTAATTTAGCAGTATGTTCATACGTAGATCTTGTAGGGGTGAACCCCAAATAGTAGAACATTCAACTTGACTGCCAATTTCACAGGGGAATCGTTGTAGTGTCTGATAATGTGATTGTGAAACTAAGAATCATTCCATTCGGGCATTACGGGGGTGCtgaatgtctgattttacatagaactgcttgttttttttcctcaataaGCCATGAGTCATAGCCAGTATAAATATCagcctaataataatactgCTAATAACAGTTCAAACAAAAATCTAAAGTGCCCGGCCCATTTCAGGCACTGAACTGAGGAGATTCACACTTCTGTAGAAAAATGAGATGCAGTGTATGTGACAAAGTAATGAGACATATTATAAAAGTGCTCTAGAGCATTGGGTAGCATTGGTTACAAGGTGTTTGTTACCCTGAGAACACTGGACTCCCTTGCTTGATAAGCTTAGACCCTTGATACTACTATAATACTATAATACTATATTCTACTCTGACAGTTATCAGCGCTTGTTTAGCAGCTGATGTCTATATAAACTAGTGATTAAGATAAAACATGGAAGCTGTGCAACCCAGAACAAATTGAAGATCTTTACTTTGCCCAATCTGTGCACAAATGCAGTCAATAAAATTATAACATAAGAAAGGCTCGGACTAGCACCTACTTTGAACAGATTGCTTCGTTATTATTTGTGTTATCACTTTGAGACGCATACTTCCTCCCTGTTGCTGTGTACATTCGAGACAACTAACTGTGTAAACTCTCCTGCAACAGGTTCGGAGATCCAGTCACAgctaactgctctgtatcaaggATGGATTTTTTGCCTCTTGGTTGGGAAGTCAGACTGGTAAGTGGATCAGTGCTctcttaaggctctgacacaccaacccgattatcgaccgtcggacagtctggcgaggtcggtgactcaagtctgttcggtgtgttctgtgccgtcgtcagtcggaggagccgtcggctgatttgacttgttgaatcggccagtgggcagtcggactcaatgaccaatctgattggtggagagctagcccttgactagcgaattagtacttcttccacaagaagacattgggcctcattcaccaatatcttcctaagttttctcttaaatatgttcttaagaaggttcctaagaaaagtctacatcggattcatgacgtgttcttaaacagcagatttgtttgcACCTGTGTTCGTaagattgatgaatcccacgtcttcgtaactgaaagcgcgtgccagttgttcctaattagcataaaaaaacgccctgcaaattcccatataaggacacttcctgtgcacctcctgggagacaggtttttGGAGATTGTCAGAgtcgcggtggaggaagtactgaatctcagtacttaaataaaagtacaaataacaagagacatatttactttagtaaaagtagaacgtgtccactaccacaaacaaggcctggctgttaaaagaagttcctatcctaaccagcataaaacggaaatgtgttgttagaataGGAATGcagttggttttattcatggatgtattttaagccagttttattttctttaaccatgcaagtaagcaaataaagtgtgtgaagcagcacaaatggggagatgtgaagaggtccagccaaataaataagatatgaacgtgtcttacgcagcctggcggaggagtaaacgacgctgtggagagaaatagatgtagcaactttgatttaaaaacgggaataataaaaaaaaaacgttcattcattttcacttttaccggggctgtattaccgagggtcagcggcgctgcgcccgggttctcagcaatcatttggagcaaattgtcatcactcaaatgtgcgtaagagtgcttttcagtgttcgtagattttgttcttagctaagaacaaatacaagttaagaaaacattagtgaatgccagaatcttcgtaaaaagtttgtaagaagggtttaagaacacatttcttcgtaagaacggttgatgaatgaggcccattgtccCTCCTCGACTTTTTAAGGATGTTTTCCCTACTATGTCCATCTGTTTTTGCAGTTGTTAACAGTAGCCTTTCCTCAGGTGTGGTCCCTGGAAATTTTAAACATGCAGTAGTCCaacctttaattaaaaaaccTGGCCACAATCCTGCAGATCTAGCCAATTTCAGGCCAATATCTAAACTACCTTTCTAAAATACTGGTTAAGTTGGTTTACAGTCAACTAATGGCCTTTTTGGAAGAACACAACATTCTTGAAGTCTTCCAATCTGGTTTTAAAACTCTGCACAGCACCGAAACTGCTCTTTTAAGGGTATTTAATGATATATTTCTAGCTACTGACTCTGGTGACTGTGTTGTTTTGGTGCTTCTTGATCTAactgctgcatttgacacggtGGACCATGAAATCCTGATTTCTCGTTTGGAGCAGTGGGTGGGAATCAAGGGTGTAGCTCTCAGCTGGTTCAGGTCCTATTTGGAAGGTCGCACTTTCTGTGTCAGCTGTGGTGAGTCGGTGTCCTCCTCTCTCATGTGGGGTCCCACAGGGCTCTGTTTTAGgccctcttcttttctctctctatctgctcCCGCTTGGTTCCATACTTAGGAAGCATGGCATTCTATTCCACTGCTATGTTGACAACAGCCAGATCTATGTGGCACTTAAAAAGAGCGACGCTTTCAGACCACTGCTCGAATGCCTGGATGACATAAAGGCCTGGATGGCTTCTAACTTTTGAGGTTTTAATGAAACAAAAACGAAAGTGATGGTTTTTGGTGTCCACACTGCACCCTTTTGTCAATCTGGGTCCCTTGGCTCAATATGTCAAGCCAACCGTTACCAATTTAGGGGTTAAAATTGACTCCGATATTAAGCTTGACAATTACGGCAGTTAGCcaaaataaagctgattctcACCAGGCAGCACTTTAAGACAGTAATACACGCCTTTGTGACCACTCTGTTGGTTTACCGTATATAACATAACTCCCTATATGTAGGCATCAGTGCCGCATCAGTTGCTCGTCTTCAGATGGTGCAAAACGCTGCAGCGCGTATCTTAACTGGCGCATGTAAATATGAGCACATTACCCCCGTGTTAGCTTCACTCCACAAAATtaatttatttgtgtttaaatCCTCAAATGGTCTTACCCCATCCTACCTGTCCGAGCTGCTTGACCCCTACACTCTGACTGCGCCCGAGTGTCCCAAAAACAAAGCGGAAACTTAAAGGGGATCGTGCTTTTGTTGTGGCAGCTCCAAAAATATGGAATGAGCTACCTCTGCCTATTATCATCTTTACAATCTCCACTCCACTAACATTTTGGCTCTGAATATCCTACGTGTAACAACAGAATCTGGCAAGACTGCTTTTAGTTATGCTGCTCCTTGGTGTTGGAATTTACTCCAAAATGTTTTGAAGCTTTCTGTTCTCATCccacttaaacattttaaatgaaatttgaacaatgtacatgttttcaataagcctttttatgttattttaaattgttttacatgtactgtaaatcagttttttgtttgctgtgtctgtttttgtgattctgtgtaacttgtgtactgttgctccagggctcccttataaaagagatttgactatctcaatgggacatcacctggtaaaataaaggataaataaataaaaataaaaaattagacAGGCTTCTTCACGGTCTAATTTTAAATCTCTTCTTAAAAcccaccttttttccttggcatTTCCCAGCTGAGGCTGACATTtttgtgcaaacatttttactgtgatactgtgtatatacatgttttaaatgttagatgctgtaaatgttttaaatgatttCTACTTTGTCCTGTACAACACCTTGTGCAACGTTGGTtgctttttaaagtgctttataaataaatttgattgaTTGTCTGTTGTTAGTCCTATAAAAGGGCACCATTCAAGCTCAGATCATGAAAGCTTCTGGTTTTCCAAATCGTTGCCCATGTGAACGTTCAAACGCCTTTATGTCTTAGCAAAACTGAGAAGTACGAAAGTAGTGCGCAGCCCTctaaacacacagagactgcAAGAAGGCTCAAAACTCTGAACACCATCTGCAAATAGACACAGACAATGCCAAAAAACTGAACATCATAAGCTTCACAAATAGTGTTCATTGCAAGGttactgtattttatttcattgtacAAGTTTACCTAATAAACAAGCACTCTATTCTAAAACATTCTATTAAATAATCTAAAATTGTGATCTTTTGTCCTTTTGCAACTTTTAGGGAGCTCCTAGCCTCAGTATGGGTCCTTTTGTGGTCTGGAGTGTGGACAGCATGACTGAGTGGAATGAGAAGCCTTCGTGCTTTGCACTATCTGAACAGGGAGGGCAATGTCACATCAATCTCACTCTAACGGTCTACAGTGAGTTCctatttctgtctttctgaCATGGTAGAAAATGTATCATTTTCTGCGTGGCTGATCTGTTGATCTGTCTGCACAGAGCCTCCAGACAGAGTGTCTATCAGCTTTGTTAATCACACTGGGCCGATGTCTGAGGGTCATCAGTACACTCTGCAGTGTACAGTACAGCACGTTGCTCCTGTTGAAAACCTCGTTGTGACGTTCTACAGAGGACAGACAGCACTGGGTCAACCTCAgtccaacaacaacacagagaagAAACCAGTGACTGAGATCTTCTCTTTAAACATCACACCCAGTAAAGAAGATGATGGAGTCCAGTACTGGTGTGAAGCAAAGCTAGAACTGGGACCTGATGGACCACAGCTCCCTCCAGTCGTGACGTCAGAAAAACTCACTGCCACAGTCCACTGTGAGTATAATTTTTTAACTCTAAAAAATTGCATTTCAACCTCCCTCCATTCCCCCTCTCTAGGGTCTCTTTACAAGATTAAGAtctgtctttcttcttttcaaTATCCCACTTATTTCCTattctatatccacgacgttcaacttccgggattgctccgagACTGCCGCttgaaattccgctggatgtcactcttttcggctcGGATGTcagtcaccttcctctttctttgtgttggaattttaaactctggtggatttctgaggactatggttaactgctcctcagaacTCTGAAGGGTAAACTCAGACAGCTAGcttgactatctgtccaatctgagttttctgttgaacgactaaacaacctttgaacgtacacgttccaccaaaacaagttcttcccgcggctattttgcagaggcaccgtggctctgtccggtgcttagcaccgcccaagacgattgtgatttgtttaaagaaatgccaataaaccagagcacatccCGGGATGCTGcggggactagccagaccctcctccgcagcgctgtgaaggaaggtctggcaaagatCGACAACCTATTTCCTGATATAAAACAATCTAATAAAACATAACCTTGTTTTTCCTATCTGTCtttctcaatgttttttttcctcctctccctcctggTGACCATCTTTTCTCTCAGTTGGTCCACAGCTCGTGTGTCAAACAAAGCTGcgggtgagagagggagagagcctCAGCTGTGAGGTGAGAGGAAACCCTCCACCATTAGTCACCTGGTTCAGAGATGGGCAGGTGGTTTCCCTGCCCACTAACTTGAGCAGAAAGGATGCTGGGAAATACACAGTCTCAGCAAACGGACTATTTGGACAGAAAAATGTTACAGTGGAGGTGGAGTTCCTTGCTGGCAGTGGTAGGTTTATTTTTTCtgcattattataaaaaaaatttgttacaataaaagaaatcaagcaTGAGACCTGCAAAATAGATTTGAAACCCCCATTGTTCTTTGTATTTAATTCCAATTATAAATGTTTAAACTTGTCATTGTTCCGAGTCTTCCTTTCTGAgagattttgatttttttggtTCTGTTATCTTGCATGATCAAAAGGCAATTAGAGTGAAACAAAGTTTAAAGTCATCCTGTATTGGTGAAATTAATTTCGCTCTTCCTAGGAACTACAATCAGCTGCAATAGACATTTCCTGTTGGCTGGCCTGCTTATGCAGATGATTAACGGTCTGTAAAACATCCTAAAAGAAGTCGACGTGATGTGCAATTCTTCTTTCCATGCCGTTTGGATGAATGGCTTCTAACGTGAGGAATGACTCACAAAGACTGGTTTGCTTGTGTCGCTCCTCTTTGTTTAAATGGATCAGTTTTGCATTAGTGTCTTTTTGTGGATATTTTTGTTCCCCTTTTTGAGGGTTTCTGCCTGGGTACATTTTTCTGTTTAACTGGTCTCCATGTAATCTGCACAAAAGTTAACTTTCATATCTTCCAGACGGAAAGCTGCTCTAGAAAGAAATACTCATTGTACAATTTAATAATTCACAATCATACTGCCGTAGCTCTGTGacacatgcatgt from the Perca flavescens isolate YP-PL-M2 chromosome 2, PFLA_1.0, whole genome shotgun sequence genome contains:
- the LOC114572368 gene encoding hemicentin-1; protein product: MSASGQPITLLLLCLLGSATSSPVSMHTSAPPLLSQILPPSPTTLASPPSPSLSTPPPIISNSGEPTEKVRCPLSISPSTLMVRFGDPVTANCSVSRMDFLPLGWEVRLGAPSLSMGPFVVWSVDSMTEWNEKPSCFALSEQGGQCHINLTLTVYKPPDRVSISFVNHTGPMSEGHQYTLQCTVQHVAPVENLVVTFYRGQTALGQPQSNNNTEKKPVTEIFSLNITPSKEDDGVQYWCEAKLELGPDGPQLPPVVTSEKLTATVHFGPQLVCQTKLRVREGESLSCEVRGNPPPLVTWFRDGQVVSLPTNLSRKDAGKYTVSANGLFGQKNVTVEVEFLAGSGTTISCNRHFLLAGLLMQMINGL